In Tenrec ecaudatus isolate mTenEca1 chromosome 5, mTenEca1.hap1, whole genome shotgun sequence, the following are encoded in one genomic region:
- the SPATA31F1 gene encoding protein SPATA31F1, giving the protein MLSPIFVPWDIAYFLYTYVSLLLIILLLWQMKRSHHGLQGEPPKNSCRRQHQRHRVRARDAASRARRASRKEAEKPWELLSVMKSQSWLPQEGSVRRLLCTDHCCHVCNDAALEIGQLLTSENTPTAPVSVGAAQSSSCVEIVSMSSVSFEQTLELPPEQHLGELSTAPVTASLTQLTDQGVLPETAAPSVNVANLQEYWAEHLDLEQEFQLQDVPGDPGTLSSLKNEELGFPVNQPEMANTSYQFIQGSQGQQALRPQSPLLPLKAELANNLTHPMALPMDTALPAPMPLLSPEVLRFLEVHVKKWVHFQRWGLPRRVEQSLRQFMPGPPLLYQPGTGQQVHFIMSNSCNTCIDSTGAISHQTWGSCMAGQPTQAFWVSEWPTADPERRQYCQEAPNSLALALPSPTLQALSSLYSQAGGQTEDSGGPLRHKYRQLFCGLPCLHSESLVATFLSAQGLTAKKSLSQTSLDGCFLLKEPSFLPLMPNNPPLSALPASPPAPNGVPPPDFQQIQIKVPFLTLAECEDLEWHLLQRKLRLRWDLPRVPQTSPSVLSPDMHGTRGTAQSPATMEIAWSQKPVSILTRELLFPDHARRLLDLHLQKQLIYYRWGLPQMIKQSIQLYLSPADPQSLPGSSTPLGTVSVPRPAAREPNQLSGLFSPTLAPAFLSVPHLLTQAKATLQSHIRSKGWQIHQGSIPTRVCISWNGSIPGNQVVTPFPCLLESKALELQAATDTDLYEKGVPWMPTANGQQQQTLPGAVIEHTKLSRSLSEEAIQKLETALRHKYLAFLSGLPALYYVALSKSMAPASTGHSEQAEVMPEAAEGTAEALTYEEEPISYEEECTVPESVWEEGTELGEDRVQEFSSEVCEGGPMEMGPLDMQIEAGISQLFSASILAKLNFHLRRKVLELLMGIPKRARESRDQSIAILENPSPQEELKSPKQRNPSLQELPADVSHAPDAQWVLLKEQLTTELKAVQYNRKQANTRAMSPSVAHWTSKSSQPSAALTEAQVLCVQVEARVNSPSLEETWCPESRDPGKSKDSGQGPPVTEKKKGPGKPTPAGDQGEGDAGLGFPSNRKNRHAAEPQKPTEKLVNRTPRGPWLRSQSFDFAASCQQHPQFKLSELPPRVPGGEESEKTSQASQTQPSWGPLIQSKPWKGQTLWSHSLHGRAMTAHTPKSPGLPESGFRNKMRHLLLSLNSKKKGKADKDSMPPLAKTGPRPRKKIAEKSLAPAKSPVGRAKTEKTRGDPKDQPFLTEKPGVTFSDGAQVSEKQPQQHSHQAHSASVLGQPRHCPRHCPAVVRALQQGNPP; this is encoded by the exons ATGTTGAGTCCCATATTTGTCCCGTGGGACATTGCGTATTTCTTATATACCTATGTCTCCCTCCTCCTCATTATCCTACTTCTTTGGCAAATGAAAAGGAGTCACCATGGATTACAGGGGGAACCTCCCAAGAACAGCTGCCGG CGGCAACACCAAAGACACCGGGTCAGAGCGAGAGATGCAGCATCCAGAG CTAGGAGAGCTTCCCGGAAAGAAGCTGAGAAGCCGTGGGAACTGCTCTCCGTCATGAAAAG CCAAAGCTGGCTTCCTCAGGAGGGAAGTGTGCGGCGGCTCCTGTGCACGGACCACTGCTGTCATGTCTGCAACGACGCAGCTCTGGAGATTGGGCAGTTGCTGACAAGTGAGAACACCCCGACTGCCCCCGTTTCGGTGGGCGCAGCGCAGAGCTCCTCCTGCGTAGAGATTGTATCCATGTCTAGCGTCTCCTTTGAGCAGACTCTGGAGCTGCCTCCAGAGCAGCATTTGGGGGAGCTTTCAACAGCTCCGGTAACCGCTAGCCTGACTCAATTAACAGATCAAGGAGTCTTACCCGAGACAGCGGCCCCATCAGTCAACGTGGCCAACCTCCAAGAGTACTGGGCTGAACACTTGGACCTAGAGCAGGAATTTCAgctgcaagatgtgcctggggaCCCAGGGACTTTGTCTTCTTTGAAGAATGAGGAACTTGGGTTTCCCGTGAACCAACCAGAAATGGCAAATACCAGCTATCAATTCATCCAGGGGAGCCAAGGTCAGCAGGCCTTAAGACCCCAAAGCCCTTTGCTGCCTCTGAAAGCAGAGCTGGCTAATAATCTGACACATCCTATGGCTTTGCCTATGGACactgccctccctgcccccatgccACTCCTCAGTCCTGAAGTCCTCCGTTTTCTTGAGGTCCATGTTAAAAAATGGGTCCATTTCCAGAGGTGGGGACTCCCTAGACGTGTGGAACAATCCTTGAGGCAGTTTATGCCCGGCCCACCATTGTTGTACCAGCCTGGAACCGGTCAACAAGTTCACTTCATCATGAGTAATAGTTGTAACACCTGTATTGATTCCACTGGAGCCATTTCCCACCAGACCTGGGGTTCGTGTATGGCTGGCCAGCCTACACAGGCCTTCTGGGTTTCGGAATGGCCCACTGCAGATCCAGAAAGACGCCAATACTGTCAGGAAGCCCCAAATTCTCTGGCTCTGGCGTTGCCGTCTCCAACACTTCAAGCCCTAAGTAGCCTCTATTCCCAAGCGGGGGGCCAGACTGAAGACTCGGGGGGTCCCTTGAGGCACAAGTATAGGCAGCTTTTCTGTGGGCTGCCTTGTCTACACAGCGAGTCCCTAGTTGCCACCTTCCTGAGTGCTCAGGGCCTCACTGCAAAGAAGAGCCTGTCGCAGACCTCCTTGGATGGTTGCTTTCTCCTAAAGGagccttccttcctccccctgaTGCCCAATAACCCACCGTTGTCAGCGCTACCTGCTTCTCCACCTGCGCCAAATGGGGTACCTCCACCCGACTTTCAGCAAATCCAGATCAAGGTCCCATTTCTGACTCTGGCTGAGTGTGAAGACCTGGAGTGGCACCTGCTCCAGAGAAAGCTCCGGCTCCGGTGGGATTTGCCACGCGTCCCCCAGACATCTCCGTCTGTTCTAAGCCCTGACATGCACGGGACCCGTGGCACAGCCCAGTCACCAGCCACCATGGAAATAGCCTGGTCACAGAAACCTGTTTCCATTCTCACAAGGGAACTGCTTTTCCCAGACCATGCCCGGAGACTGCTTGACCTCCACCTGCAGAAGCAGTTGATCTACTATCGCTGGGGCCTGCCCCAGATGATCAAGCAGTCCATCCAATTGTACCTGTCCCCCGCAGACCCACAGTCCCTGCCCGGGAGCAGCACACCCTTGGGCACTGTGAGTGTCCCCCGGCCTGCAGCCCGGGAACCCAATCAACTGAGTGGTCTGTTCTCTCCCACCTTGGCCCCAGCATTCCTCTCTGTGCCACACTTGCTCACCCAGGCCAAGGCAACACTGCAGAGTCACATCCGCTCCAAAGGCTGGCagatccaccagggctccatccctACCCGTGTTTGCATCTCCTGGAACGGCAGCATTCCTGGGAACCAGGTTGTGACTCCCTTCCCTTGCCTTCTAGAAAGCAAGGCCTTAGAACTGCAGGCAGCAACTGATACTGACCTATATGAGAAAGGTGTGCCCTGGATGCCAACAGCCaatgggcagcagcagcagacttTACCAGGTGCTGTCATCGAACATACCAAGCTGTCCCGATCCCTGTCGGAGGAGGCCATTCAGAAACTAGAGACGGCTTTACGGCACAAATATTTGGCCTTTCTTTCAGGGCTCCCTGCTCTCTATTATGTGGCTCTATCGAAGTCCATGGCCCCAGCGAGCACTGGCCATTCTGAACAGGCCGAGGTCATGCCCGAGGCTGCGGAAGGCACAGCAGAAGCTCTGACCTATGAAGAGGAGCCCATCTCCTATGAAGAGGAGTGCACAGTCCCTGAGTCAGTCTGGGAAGAGGGCACAGAGCTTGGTGAAGACCGTGTCCAAGAGTTCTCGAGTGAAGTATGTGAGGGAGGGCCGATGGAGATGGGGCCTCTCGATATGCAGATAGAGGCTGGGATCTCACAATTATTCAGTGCATCCATTTTGGCAAAACTAAACTTCCATCTACGGCGAAAAGTTCTAGAGTTACTGATGGGGATTCCCAAAAGGGCAAGAGAGTCCAGGGACCAAAGCATCGCCATCTTGGAGAACCCATCCCCGCAGGAGGAACTTAAGAGTCCAAAACAAAGAAATCCATCACTTCAGGAACTCCCAGCAGATGTTTCACATGCTCCAGATGCCCAGTGGGTCCTCCTCAAAGAACAGCTGACCACAGAGCTAAAGGCAGTGCAGTATAACCGGAAACAAGCTAACACTAGAGCCATGTCCCCTAGTGTGGCCCACTGGACCTCCAAAAGCTCACAACCCAGCGCGGCTCTGACAGAGGCCCAGGTGCTTTGTGTTCAGGTAGAAGCCAGAGTGAACAGCCCAAGCCTGGAGGAGACCTGGTGCCCTGAGTCCCGAGACCCGGGCAAAAGCAAGGACTCAGGCCAAGGACCCccagtgacagagaagaaaaaggGCCCAGGAAAACCCACCCCAGCAGGGGACCAAGGAGAAGGAGatgcaggcctgggattcccctcCAACAGAAAGAACAGGCACGCGGCGGAAccccagaagcccacagagaaaCTTGTAAACAGAACACCCCGAGGTCCCTGGCTAAGAAGCCAAAGCTTTGATTTTGCTGCCTCTTGCCAGCAGCATCCTCAGTTCAAGCTCTCAGAGCTACCCCCGAGAGTCCCTGGAGGGGAAGAATCTGAAAAGACTTCTCAGGCTTCACAGACCCAACCTTCGTGGGGCCCACTAATTCAGAGTAAGCCTTGGAAGGGTCAGACTTTGTGGAGTCACAGTCTGCACGGCCGAGCAATGACAGCCCACACTCCCAAGAGCCCAGGCCTTCCCGAATCTGGCTTCAGAAATAAGATGAGACACTTGCTACTCTCTCTGAATTCCAAGAAAAAAGGCAAAGCAGACAAAGATTCCATGCCCCCTCTAGCAAAGACAGGGCCCAGGCCAAGGAAAAAAATTGCTGAGAAGAGTCTGGCCCCAGCTAAAAGCCCTGTGGGGCGAGCTAAGACCGAGAAGACAAGAGGGGACCCTAAGGACCAGCCTTTCCTTACCGAGAAGCCTGGTGTGACCTTTTCAGATGGTGCCCAAGTCTCAGAGAAGCAGCCCCAGCAGCACTCTCATCAGGCCCACTCCGCCTCGGTCCTGGGCCAGCCGCGCCACTGTCCTCGGCACTGCCCTGCAGTGGTTCGTGCCCTGCAACAAGGAAACCCACCGTAG